A DNA window from Streptomyces bacillaris contains the following coding sequences:
- a CDS encoding ABC transporter ATP-binding protein, whose translation MRIDIDALTVETAGARLVDEVTLTAGEGQLVGLVGPNGSGKSTLLRCVYRALRPTSGVVRVGGDDLHSLTTREGARRLAALPQDAVAEFDFTVAEIVAMGRMPHQGPMARTTDEDRRRCEEALTGVGAAHLAERGFLTLSGGERQRVLIARALAQEPRVLVLDEPTNHLDIAHQLEILALVRGSGLTVLTALHDLNLAALHCDLVHVIAGGRIVASGAPYDVLTTELLAEVFGVRAHRVAHPETGALQLLFDLPPARPTTTS comes from the coding sequence ATGCGGATCGACATCGACGCGCTGACCGTCGAGACCGCCGGTGCACGGCTCGTCGACGAGGTGACGCTGACCGCGGGGGAGGGGCAGCTCGTCGGCCTGGTCGGCCCCAACGGCAGCGGCAAGTCCACCCTGCTGCGCTGCGTCTACCGGGCGCTGCGCCCCACTTCCGGCGTGGTCCGCGTCGGGGGCGACGACCTCCACTCCCTGACCACCCGGGAGGGCGCCCGCCGGCTGGCCGCCCTGCCGCAGGACGCGGTCGCGGAGTTCGACTTCACCGTGGCCGAGATCGTGGCGATGGGCCGGATGCCGCACCAGGGCCCGATGGCCCGGACGACCGACGAGGACCGCCGCCGCTGCGAGGAGGCGCTGACCGGGGTCGGCGCGGCCCACCTGGCCGAACGCGGCTTCCTCACCCTCTCCGGCGGCGAGAGGCAGCGCGTCCTGATCGCCCGCGCTCTCGCCCAGGAGCCCCGCGTCCTGGTGCTGGACGAGCCGACCAACCACCTGGACATCGCCCACCAGCTGGAGATCCTCGCCCTGGTCCGCGGCAGCGGCCTGACCGTCCTGACCGCCCTGCACGACCTCAACCTCGCGGCCCTGCACTGCGACCTCGTCCACGTCATCGCCGGCGGCCGGATCGTCGCCTCCGGAGCCCCGTACGACGTCCTGACCACCGAACTGCTGGCCGAGGTCTTCGGCGTACGGGCACACCGCGTCGCCCACCCCGAGACCGGCGCGCTCCAGCTGCTCTTCGACCTCCCGCCTGCCCGCCCCACCACCACCTCCTGA
- a CDS encoding FecCD family ABC transporter permease, translating to MATSVDHIPSQPSPPPGPARLDAAPPPPRRVPLPVLLIGLGLALPLSLVCGAGLGASGLSWAEVVRHLWAGLTGGAISPDEVAAYTIVWELRLSRAVLAAIVGAGLSAIGVAVQAMVRNALADPFVLGISSGAAVGANAVLIFGALGALGIWALSTAAFVSALVAMTLVYAVARTERGLTPLRLVLTGTAMYYGFSAVTTFMVFAAERGEAARSAMMWLLGSLSGANWASVPIAAGAVLLGLGYLAWSARRLNALAMGDETAAALGVDPGRLRRELFLVAAAVTGAVVAVSGAIGFVGLMVPHAVRMLVGADHRRLLAVAPLAGAVLLIWVDILSRVVLAPAELPVGVLTAVIGVPCFILLMRRRTYSFGGI from the coding sequence GTGGCCACGTCCGTCGACCACATACCCTCCCAGCCCTCCCCACCCCCGGGCCCGGCGCGCCTGGACGCCGCCCCGCCCCCGCCCCGGCGCGTACCGCTGCCGGTCCTCCTCATTGGCCTGGGCCTCGCCCTCCCCCTCTCGCTCGTCTGCGGAGCGGGACTCGGGGCCTCCGGCCTCTCCTGGGCCGAGGTGGTGCGCCATCTCTGGGCCGGACTGACCGGCGGGGCGATCAGCCCCGACGAGGTGGCGGCCTACACCATCGTCTGGGAGCTGCGGCTGTCGCGCGCCGTGCTGGCCGCGATCGTCGGGGCCGGTCTGTCGGCCATCGGCGTCGCCGTCCAGGCCATGGTCCGCAACGCGCTCGCCGACCCGTTCGTCCTCGGGATCTCCTCGGGGGCGGCGGTCGGTGCCAACGCCGTACTCATCTTCGGGGCGTTGGGGGCGCTGGGCATCTGGGCGCTGTCCACGGCGGCGTTCGTCTCCGCGCTGGTCGCGATGACGCTCGTGTACGCGGTCGCCCGCACCGAACGCGGACTGACCCCGCTGCGGCTCGTCCTGACGGGGACGGCGATGTACTACGGCTTCTCGGCCGTCACCACGTTCATGGTCTTCGCGGCCGAGCGCGGCGAGGCGGCCCGCTCCGCGATGATGTGGCTCCTCGGCAGCCTCAGCGGCGCCAACTGGGCCTCCGTACCGATCGCCGCCGGAGCGGTCCTCCTCGGTCTCGGGTATCTCGCCTGGTCGGCGCGGCGCCTCAACGCCCTCGCCATGGGGGACGAGACCGCAGCCGCCCTGGGGGTGGACCCCGGCAGACTCCGCAGGGAACTCTTCCTCGTCGCCGCGGCCGTCACGGGGGCCGTCGTCGCGGTCAGCGGAGCGATCGGCTTCGTCGGCCTGATGGTCCCGCACGCCGTACGGATGCTGGTCGGCGCGGACCACCGCAGGCTCCTGGCCGTCGCACCGCTCGCCGGAGCCGTGCTGCTGATCTGGGTGGACATCCTCTCGCGCGTGGTACTCGCCCCGGCCGAACTTCCCGTGGGCGTCCTCACCGCGGTCATCGGCGTCCCCTGCTTCATCCTGCTGATGCGCCGCCGTACCTACTCCTTCGGAGGCATCTGA
- a CDS encoding S1 RNA-binding domain-containing protein, which produces MPTYVYRLSTYDPAHHDEHRSATGPEGTVSDYGEVESACLRAVKAFARESGIDQLAVREPEVAALPRFGLDDEPPVDRFGLAGLFPSDQEDSGKGLPYGFHDGAVVTLDVGLELVRAMLRGAGVRCRLEVADRFTVHVGRDRHVYIGSERPCEGVVARARALGLLPERVDSSPYTMETGGAEEIQRPADDAFWSGLGRMVSTCRAGILEEMYVEGASRRHRLTWDGVEAVRDRIAPRARLAVWPEPGTSEPGASKPGANGAGTSATEANGTGDLPVTTGGRVPLLTAVMPDADGVVRARWRTEPTPGDRRWAFLRTLRRGQIVSGTVTRIPAFGVTFVDIGGFEAMINIPELSWRHFEHPSDIVSVGEEVRAEILDIELLPERVSLSLKALHEDPMRRLTEWVGSTVVGSVTKVVPFGVFVRVAETEGGLEGLVHISELADGHLEGQDIAVRVGDVLSVRVLDVDPARRRIALSHRQAVAVPGD; this is translated from the coding sequence GTGCCGACCTACGTCTACCGCCTGTCCACGTACGACCCCGCCCACCACGACGAACACCGTTCCGCCACCGGCCCGGAGGGCACCGTCAGTGACTACGGGGAGGTCGAGTCGGCCTGTCTCAGGGCGGTCAAGGCCTTCGCCCGGGAGTCGGGCATCGATCAACTGGCCGTGCGCGAGCCGGAGGTGGCGGCGCTGCCCCGCTTCGGCCTCGATGACGAGCCCCCGGTGGACCGGTTCGGGCTGGCCGGGTTGTTCCCCTCCGACCAGGAAGACTCCGGGAAAGGGCTTCCGTACGGCTTTCACGACGGGGCCGTCGTAACGCTCGATGTCGGGCTGGAGTTGGTGCGGGCCATGCTGCGCGGCGCCGGCGTCCGGTGCCGGCTGGAGGTGGCGGACCGGTTCACGGTGCATGTGGGCCGGGACCGGCACGTCTACATCGGCAGTGAGCGACCCTGCGAGGGGGTGGTGGCACGGGCCCGGGCGCTCGGGCTTCTCCCGGAGCGCGTCGACTCGTCTCCGTACACCATGGAGACCGGAGGCGCCGAGGAGATCCAGCGCCCGGCCGACGACGCCTTCTGGTCCGGCCTGGGCCGGATGGTCTCGACGTGCCGGGCGGGGATCCTGGAGGAGATGTACGTCGAGGGCGCCTCGCGCCGACATCGCCTCACCTGGGACGGCGTCGAGGCGGTAAGGGACCGGATCGCACCCCGCGCACGGCTCGCCGTGTGGCCCGAGCCGGGGACGAGTGAGCCGGGGGCGAGTAAGCCAGGGGCGAACGGGGCGGGGACGAGCGCGACGGAAGCGAACGGGACGGGAGACCTGCCCGTGACCACCGGCGGGCGCGTGCCGCTGCTCACCGCCGTCATGCCCGACGCCGACGGGGTCGTACGGGCCCGCTGGCGGACCGAACCGACGCCGGGCGACCGTCGCTGGGCGTTCCTCAGGACGCTGCGCCGTGGACAGATCGTGAGCGGCACCGTGACCCGTATCCCCGCCTTCGGCGTCACCTTCGTGGACATCGGCGGCTTCGAGGCGATGATCAACATCCCGGAGCTGTCGTGGCGGCACTTCGAGCACCCTTCCGACATCGTCTCCGTCGGTGAGGAGGTCCGCGCGGAGATCCTGGACATCGAACTCCTCCCTGAGCGCGTGTCGCTCTCCCTCAAGGCCCTGCACGAGGATCCGATGCGGCGGTTGACCGAGTGGGTCGGGTCGACGGTCGTCGGGTCCGTCACCAAAGTGGTGCCCTTCGGGGTGTTCGTCCGCGTCGCGGAGACGGAGGGCGGGCTGGAGGGGCTGGTGCACATCTCCGAGCTGGCGGACGGGCACCTGGAGGGGCAGGACATAGCCGTACGGGTCGGTGACGTGCTGTCGGTCCGGGTCCTGGACGTCGACCCGGCCCGCCGCCGGATCGCCCTCTCGCACCGGCAGGCCGTCGCCGTCCCCGGGGACTGA
- a CDS encoding antibiotic biosynthesis monooxygenase family protein has product MSVVKINVLTVPQEQRETLEKRFASRAHAVENSDGFEWFELLRPVEGTDNYLVYTRWRDEASFQAWMEGPMKAAHQGGGAGDGGERPKPAASGSTVWSFEVVQQAGPVGS; this is encoded by the coding sequence ATGAGCGTAGTCAAGATCAATGTGCTGACCGTCCCCCAGGAACAGCGCGAGACGTTGGAGAAGCGCTTCGCGTCCCGGGCCCACGCCGTCGAGAACTCCGACGGGTTCGAGTGGTTCGAGCTTCTCCGGCCCGTCGAGGGCACGGACAACTACCTCGTCTACACGCGCTGGCGTGACGAGGCATCCTTCCAGGCCTGGATGGAGGGTCCGATGAAGGCGGCCCACCAGGGCGGCGGCGCCGGTGACGGCGGCGAGCGCCCGAAGCCGGCGGCCAGCGGGTCCACCGTGTGGTCCTTCGAAGTCGTGCAGCAGGCCGGGCCGGTCGGCTCGTAG
- a CDS encoding thiazolylpeptide-type bacteriocin: MSLPEMSTAFDLSTLDLGEITVTAMRDTAGIGESTYSLSSSSSTSCQGCSGCSVQPPLPLDTA, translated from the coding sequence ATGTCACTTCCCGAGATGTCCACCGCCTTCGATCTCAGCACGCTGGATCTCGGTGAGATCACCGTCACCGCGATGCGCGACACGGCCGGAATAGGCGAGTCCACCTATTCGCTGTCGTCCTCCTCCTCGACGTCCTGTCAGGGCTGCAGCGGGTGCAGCGTCCAGCCGCCGCTGCCGCTCGACACCGCGTGA
- a CDS encoding lantibiotic dehydratase, producing MNPPVPELQLPAPSLRTGHAAPLPRIAPGALVRTTLLSLPAEPGPAVAFRAALAELVALEERLAALAPALGDALYASRAGHTEDFHRDVVLPLRRAVHNGRDPRPALLHRLDGLPDRVPELRAWLAARGRREELLTALRSGAAPALAAGRSVLAGLCREPAFLRAASFTSADLLRAVVRAGQDGPVDRRARKEEAGVLRHVTRAVARTTPLSAFTAVGWGVLPGPSSGGEGVGSGARSYAELEAAGAWNDAEPGAARSGAAPETAGAWSPVELPLGSALAVVRANRTLVDTLFAALAADPRRRSTLPHRLCSSPRVSGGRVSFARSRTAFTAARFLAVEDDEVTLGAAEPLLRLAELCDPPATPAALAEMLVAEGEAQTGEGERPAALDAASAFVGQVCDAGLLVPVEPFGPQDPDPLPRLARWLRSTGTRQDHEPALRIEELATLTAEFGTAEPGRRAALLATLRDRWATLLDEVGHPVGPAPGRLTVLSEDVVLRQPVPLDGFLDGADHQGVAELASLAEVFDLGPVIRRQVRDSFVERYGPGGVCPHVWDFGAAADEAWQRAARAVDGADGDTAGRTSTDGGGGATAADGVRRLTALRAELVASVHRAHADSGGGPDDDVVLPPGPVAALPSRMPSWATRRPVSYTGFLQRAPGGMLCVNHVYGGWGRFISRFLDSLDPRAVRETAAAVSDALGPGARAAQVRPVSGFNANLHPLFVRDEIGADRSYASLGMDDVELVHDPIGDEVRVRVKATGAWADVLYAGVFAPLLLQPGLAPLLMDHPHGITDFGPLVPRHRSSVPGGDLVRTPRLRHRHLVLRRRRWELAGGPVAVLLGELAAEGEVPVGTVARWRALLGVPDQLYLHAPPPGRGERVDEDLLRALDRPKPQYVDLGDALHLRCLGKWLARHPDGVVLEEALPAPARGGQHTAVELVVETYRAGQAHRAHRRGER from the coding sequence GTGAACCCGCCCGTACCGGAACTCCAGCTGCCCGCACCCTCCCTCCGCACCGGGCACGCGGCCCCGCTCCCCCGGATCGCGCCCGGCGCGCTGGTCCGGACGACCCTGCTGAGCCTGCCCGCCGAGCCCGGTCCCGCCGTCGCGTTCCGTGCGGCGCTGGCCGAACTGGTGGCGCTGGAGGAGCGGCTCGCGGCGCTGGCCCCCGCCCTCGGTGACGCGCTGTACGCGAGTCGGGCGGGCCACACGGAAGACTTCCACCGCGATGTGGTGCTGCCGCTGCGCCGCGCCGTGCACAACGGGCGCGATCCGCGGCCCGCCCTGCTGCACCGCCTGGACGGCCTGCCCGACCGGGTGCCCGAACTGCGCGCCTGGCTCGCCGCACGCGGGCGCAGGGAGGAGCTGCTCACCGCCCTCCGGTCCGGGGCCGCCCCCGCTCTCGCGGCCGGGCGGTCCGTGCTCGCCGGGCTCTGCCGGGAGCCCGCGTTCCTCCGCGCGGCCTCGTTCACCAGCGCCGACCTGCTGCGGGCTGTGGTGCGGGCCGGACAGGACGGGCCGGTGGACCGCAGGGCCCGGAAGGAGGAGGCGGGCGTACTGCGGCATGTGACGCGAGCGGTCGCCCGTACGACGCCGCTGTCCGCGTTCACGGCGGTCGGCTGGGGAGTGCTGCCGGGGCCGTCGTCGGGCGGTGAGGGGGTCGGTTCCGGGGCCCGAAGCTACGCGGAGCTGGAGGCCGCCGGGGCCTGGAACGACGCGGAGCCGGGAGCTGCTCGGAGCGGGGCGGCCCCCGAAACCGCCGGGGCCTGGAGTCCGGTGGAGCTGCCGCTGGGGTCGGCCCTTGCCGTCGTCCGTGCCAACCGGACGCTGGTGGACACCCTGTTCGCCGCGCTGGCGGCCGACCCGCGCCGTCGCTCCACGCTCCCCCATCGGCTGTGCAGCAGTCCGCGTGTCTCCGGCGGGCGTGTCTCCTTCGCCCGCTCCCGTACGGCCTTCACCGCCGCGCGCTTCCTCGCGGTGGAGGACGACGAGGTCACCCTCGGCGCGGCGGAACCGCTGCTCCGGCTGGCGGAGTTGTGCGATCCCCCGGCCACGCCCGCCGCCCTGGCGGAGATGCTCGTCGCGGAAGGAGAGGCCCAGACCGGAGAGGGAGAGCGGCCGGCTGCACTCGACGCGGCCTCCGCCTTCGTCGGGCAGGTCTGCGATGCGGGGCTGCTCGTCCCCGTGGAGCCCTTCGGCCCGCAGGACCCGGACCCACTCCCCAGGCTGGCCCGCTGGCTGCGGAGCACCGGTACGCGACAGGACCACGAACCGGCCCTCCGTATCGAGGAACTCGCCACCCTCACCGCCGAGTTCGGCACCGCGGAACCCGGCCGCCGCGCCGCCCTCCTCGCCACCCTCCGGGACCGCTGGGCAACGCTCCTCGACGAAGTGGGCCACCCGGTGGGCCCCGCCCCCGGCCGCCTCACCGTGCTCAGCGAGGACGTCGTCCTGCGGCAGCCCGTACCGCTGGACGGGTTCCTCGACGGAGCGGACCATCAGGGGGTAGCCGAACTGGCTTCCCTGGCCGAGGTGTTCGACCTCGGTCCAGTGATACGCCGACAGGTGCGGGACAGTTTCGTCGAGCGGTACGGGCCCGGCGGGGTCTGCCCGCACGTGTGGGACTTCGGCGCGGCCGCCGACGAGGCGTGGCAGCGGGCCGCGCGGGCCGTCGACGGGGCTGACGGGGATACGGCGGGCAGGACAAGTACGGACGGAGGCGGCGGGGCCACCGCCGCCGACGGCGTACGCCGACTCACCGCGCTCCGGGCCGAGTTGGTCGCATCCGTGCACCGGGCCCACGCCGACAGCGGCGGCGGGCCGGACGACGACGTCGTCCTGCCGCCCGGCCCGGTGGCCGCACTCCCCTCCCGGATGCCGTCGTGGGCGACGCGGCGCCCGGTCTCGTACACCGGGTTCCTCCAGCGGGCGCCCGGCGGGATGTTGTGCGTGAACCACGTGTACGGGGGGTGGGGGCGCTTCATCAGCCGGTTCCTGGACTCCCTGGATCCCCGGGCCGTGCGCGAGACCGCCGCCGCCGTCTCCGACGCGCTCGGGCCGGGTGCCAGAGCGGCCCAGGTGCGGCCGGTCAGCGGGTTCAACGCCAACCTGCATCCCTTGTTCGTACGGGACGAGATCGGGGCGGACCGCTCGTACGCGTCACTCGGCATGGACGACGTCGAGCTGGTCCACGACCCGATCGGTGATGAGGTCCGGGTCCGGGTCAAGGCGACCGGTGCGTGGGCCGATGTGCTCTACGCCGGGGTGTTCGCGCCACTTCTGCTGCAACCGGGACTCGCGCCCCTGCTGATGGACCATCCGCACGGCATCACCGACTTCGGTCCCCTGGTGCCCCGTCACCGCAGCTCCGTACCGGGCGGGGATCTGGTGCGTACGCCCCGCCTCCGCCACCGCCACCTTGTTCTACGCCGACGCCGGTGGGAGCTGGCGGGCGGCCCGGTGGCGGTGCTGCTCGGGGAGCTGGCGGCCGAGGGCGAGGTACCGGTGGGGACGGTGGCGCGGTGGCGGGCTCTGCTCGGCGTGCCCGACCAGCTCTATCTGCACGCCCCGCCACCGGGCCGGGGCGAGCGGGTGGACGAGGACCTCCTGCGCGCCCTCGACCGGCCCAAGCCGCAGTACGTCGACCTCGGTGACGCGCTGCACCTGCGCTGCCTGGGCAAGTGGCTGGCCCGCCATCCGGACGGGGTCGTCCTGGAGGAGGCACTGCCCGCACCGGCCCGGGGCGGGCAGCACACGGCGGTGGAGCTGGTGGTGGAGACCTACCGGGCCGGGCAGGCACATCGGGCGCATCGGAGGGGAGAGCGGTGA
- a CDS encoding TOMM precursor leader peptide-binding protein — MTVADPLRQALAEETPATAVLGTADALRLTEGSAVVVLDTWALGEAEELSRHALNHPVTLVPVRGDGALTVVGPVLRPGARGCLACGEYRRLATIGGRVPWHSSGLRLAGRPSPAFVDAVAVLAAALSDGDGALVHVVHNGRGTWSTHRLEPVGGCAVCLPLPPDGPGAAEADFGPETRRSPGAPCDPESLREPNSRTDVAGLREVLFDERFGPVHQILRTEESVHSLTSAYVTYGRHLRDGGYGRSVDFESSERVALFEGAERLASMSPTGRRTVLRASFAELGPGRAVDPVRLGLPDPVHHGHPASATVPYTPDLALDWVHGWSLTRDRTTAVPEHVAYWDASPGRPRVVYECSSGCGLGNSPAEAALYGLFEVAERDAFLMAWYARTPLRRVSVPADDLEVAHLVDRASLAGYRVALFDATNDFRVPAVIAVARHRGEPDSAPRAFVAAGSHHHPRTAIRSAVAEVVTNVVNAVHRHRAEPDMFDRRRLLPMLERPELVRTLADHVAVNTLPEALPRLDFLDQDGPEDPGDPNGSDRPGADWRDVWPEAAAPEPVPDVRTLLEQTVTRLAGLGLEVIAVPLSESVVRDRLGLHTAKVVVPGSLPMTFGHVNRRTLGLDRLLEVPFRLGRAPRVVRHDELVLHPHPFP; from the coding sequence GTGACCGTCGCAGACCCGCTCCGGCAGGCACTGGCGGAGGAGACGCCCGCGACCGCCGTCCTCGGCACCGCCGACGCCCTGCGCCTCACCGAGGGCAGCGCGGTCGTGGTCCTGGACACCTGGGCCTTGGGGGAGGCCGAGGAGTTGTCGCGCCATGCACTGAACCATCCGGTGACGCTCGTCCCCGTCCGGGGCGACGGGGCGCTGACTGTCGTGGGGCCCGTGCTGCGGCCCGGCGCGCGGGGGTGTCTGGCGTGCGGTGAGTACCGGCGGCTCGCGACGATCGGCGGCCGGGTGCCGTGGCACAGCTCCGGGCTGCGGCTGGCGGGCCGCCCCTCCCCCGCGTTCGTCGACGCCGTCGCCGTCCTGGCCGCAGCGCTCTCCGACGGGGACGGGGCGCTCGTCCATGTCGTCCACAACGGCCGGGGCACCTGGTCGACCCACCGCCTGGAGCCGGTCGGCGGGTGCGCGGTCTGTCTGCCGCTGCCGCCGGACGGGCCCGGGGCCGCCGAGGCGGACTTCGGTCCGGAGACGCGCCGGTCACCGGGTGCGCCGTGCGACCCGGAGTCGCTGCGCGAGCCCAACTCCCGTACGGACGTGGCGGGTCTGCGGGAGGTGCTGTTCGACGAACGGTTCGGGCCGGTCCACCAGATCCTGCGCACCGAGGAGTCCGTACACAGCCTCACCAGTGCGTACGTGACCTACGGCCGCCACCTCCGGGACGGCGGCTACGGCCGGTCCGTCGACTTCGAGAGCAGCGAGCGCGTCGCGCTCTTCGAGGGTGCGGAGCGCCTGGCGTCGATGAGCCCCACCGGCCGGCGGACGGTGCTGCGCGCCTCGTTCGCGGAGCTGGGCCCCGGGCGGGCGGTCGATCCGGTGCGGCTCGGGCTGCCCGACCCCGTCCACCACGGTCACCCCGCCTCCGCGACCGTCCCGTACACACCGGATCTCGCACTCGACTGGGTGCACGGCTGGTCCCTCACTCGGGACCGTACGACGGCGGTGCCCGAGCACGTGGCGTACTGGGATGCGAGCCCGGGGCGGCCCCGGGTGGTGTACGAGTGCTCCAGTGGCTGCGGGCTGGGCAACAGCCCCGCCGAGGCGGCGTTGTACGGGCTGTTCGAGGTGGCCGAGCGGGACGCGTTCCTGATGGCCTGGTACGCGCGCACCCCGCTGCGGCGGGTCTCCGTTCCGGCGGACGACCTGGAGGTGGCGCATCTCGTGGACCGTGCGTCGCTCGCCGGTTACCGGGTGGCCCTGTTCGACGCGACGAACGACTTCCGGGTGCCCGCCGTCATCGCCGTCGCCCGGCACCGGGGCGAACCCGACTCCGCGCCACGGGCGTTCGTCGCCGCCGGGAGCCACCACCATCCGCGTACGGCGATCCGGTCGGCCGTCGCGGAGGTGGTGACCAATGTGGTCAACGCGGTCCACCGGCACCGGGCCGAGCCGGACATGTTCGACCGGCGGCGGCTGCTCCCGATGCTGGAGCGGCCCGAGCTGGTGCGGACGCTCGCGGACCATGTGGCCGTCAACACCCTCCCCGAGGCCCTCCCCCGGCTGGACTTCCTCGACCAGGACGGGCCGGAGGACCCGGGCGACCCGAACGGCTCCGACCGTCCGGGGGCGGACTGGCGGGACGTCTGGCCCGAGGCGGCGGCGCCGGAGCCCGTACCGGATGTGCGGACCCTGCTGGAGCAGACCGTGACCCGGCTGGCCGGTCTCGGCCTGGAGGTCATCGCCGTCCCGCTGAGCGAGTCCGTCGTACGGGACCGGCTGGGACTGCACACGGCGAAGGTCGTGGTGCCGGGGTCGCTGCCGATGACCTTCGGCCATGTCAACCGGCGCACGCTCGGGCTCGACCGGCTGCTGGAGGTGCCGTTCCGGCTGGGGCGTGCGCCGCGCGTGGTGCGCCACGACGAACTCGTCCTCCACCCGCACCCGTTCCCGTGA